Within Halobacterium jilantaiense, the genomic segment CGCGTCGCGGCTCGGAGCCGACACCCGCTCGCTCGCGGCGTTCCGCGTCGGGGTTGCGGGCGTCGTGCTCCTCGACCTCCTGTTACGGTCGCGGTACCTCGGCGCGTTCTACACGGACACCGGCGTGCTTCCGAGAGACGTGCTGTTCGCGCAGAACCCGGTTCTCGGACCGCTCTCCCTGCACGCGCTCTCGGGGGCGCTGTGGTTTCAGGCGCTGCTGTTCGCGGCCACGGCGGTCGCCGCACTGGCGTTGCTCGTCGGCTACCGGACGACGCTAGCGACGCTGGTCACGGGGCTGCTGGTCGTCTCGCTGCACGTCCGGAATCCTCTGGTCCTGAACGGCGGCGACCTCGTTCTCCAGATGCTGTTCCTCTGGGGGCTGTTCCTGCCCCTCGGCGAGCGCTGGAGCGTCGACGCACTCCGCGAGGGCCCCCGAGAGAAGCGGGTAACGTCGGTGGCGACGGCGGGCGTGCTCTGCCAGGTCGTCGTCATCTACGCGACGAACGCGGTTCTGAAGCTGCGCGGCGACGCCTGGCTCTCGGGCGACGCCATCCAGTACGTGTTCAGCCTGGAGATGTTCGTCCACGGCGTCGGGCACTGGCTCGCGAACTACCCCGCGCTGCTCGTCGCGTTCGACACGGTCTGGCTGGCGATGCTCGTGGGCTCGGGGCTCCTCCTGCTCGTGACTGGCTGGCCGCGCGCGCTGCTCGCGGCCGCGTACGCGGCGATGCACGTCGGAATGGCCGCGACGATGCAACTCGGCGTGTTCCCGCTCGTCGCGGTGGTCGCGCTCGTGCCGTTCATCCCGAGTGTCGTCTGGGACGCGCTCGCCGACCGACCGCACCGCCCCGTCGTAGCGGGTCCTCGGGTCGCTCGCGTCCAGGAGGCGCTCCGGGCGAGGCTGCCGCTGGTTTCGACTCCGTCGCTCCCGCCAGACGCGCTCGACTGGGGGCGCAGGGCGCTGACAGTCGCGCTCGCCGCGTTCCTCGTCGCCCAGCTGGCGTACAGCGCCGCGTCGGTCGGCCTCGTCCCGGTCCCCGACGCCGGACCGCTGGACGGCGAGGAGCCGGAGGCCCGCTGGAACATGTTCGCGCCGGAGCCGCTGTCGGTAGACATCTGGGTGAAAGCGCCCGCCGCGACGCCGAACGGCGACCTCGTCGACGCCTTCCACGGAGGCGAGTTCACCTGGGACAAACCGCCCGACGTCTCGAAGACGTACCCGTCGGCTCGCTGGCGGAAATACGTCATGAACGTCGTTGACGCCGACGACCAGTCGGTCCGCGAGGGGTTCGCGGCGTCCCTCTGCTCGCGCTCGCCGCACGGCCGGTCGGCGTCCGTGACGAACGCGTCCGTGTACAGCGTCGAGCAGCCGACGCGACTGGACGGACCGGAGCCGACGAACCGTGTGGCGCTAGCGGCGACGAACTGCTCGACGTGACCGGGGCTCGCGGAGACCTGAGTGGTATCGAGAACAGTCACACCGGAGTCCGGCCTACTGCGGCGGAATCGCGGTCTCCGCGGGGTCCGCCGTCAACGCCCGGCGAACCGCTGCCACGTCGCTGCCGTCCGCCTCGTGCTGGTTCTCCATCAGGACGGTCTCGCTGGGGAACAGCCGCTCGCCGACCGAGAGGCCGTGGTCGCGGGCGGTCGACCCCGTGACCGTGAGGTAGACGCCGACGCCGGCGTCGGCAATCGCGCCTTCCTCCTCGTCGTGGTCGTCGCCCGGGTACGTGAACGACAGGCCCTCCGTCACGTCGGTGCCGAGGACCGCCTCGACGAGACGCTCGTATCGGGGGCTGATGCAGACGGGGCCCTCGTAGGCGGCGAGAAAGTCGCGGTCCAGGTCCTGCGCGTCCACGGCTGCCGTCGCTGCCGGCGTCGCGAGCAGCGTGTGGTAGACCGTGTCTCCGAGCCCCGAGACGACCCGCACGTCCGTGTCCACGGGGTCGATACGGTCGTTGACGTCCGCGATAGAGGTCAGCGGCTCCGGGCGCAGCCCCACGACCTCCTCCAGCACGAGGTCGGCGCTGTCGAACCCGAGCGCGAACTCGTGGGTGCGGAGCGCGCGGAACGGCTCCTCGCGACCGATTAGCTCCACGGGCGTCCCGTCGACGTCCACGGACAGCGAGTCGAAGACGATGCGGCGCGGCTTCCCCGGTCGGGCGTCGCGGAGCAGCGTGTAGTCGGGTGCCCGCGGGTCGTCGGGGTCGCTGTACGCGGCGAGCCGCTCGTAGACGCCGCGGTCGTCGGTCTGCTCGCCCTTCGCGACGGCTTTCTCGTACCGTAGCGTGGCGGCGACGTCGTCGGCGACCGCCGTCGCGTCGGCGAACGCGGCGGCCCGGTCGAGCACGGCTTCCAGCGGTCGCCCCTTCCGCGGGACGGCGACGCGAACCGGCGCTGTCATTGTCGAGTACAGCCCGCGGGCGACGAAAACGGTTGTGATTCCGTGAGTCTACGCGCCGAAGACGTCGGAGAGCTGGCTGCGCCACTCGTCGATGTCCTCGACCGTCTCCTCGACGTCGTCGAGGTCTTCTTCGAGGTCCTCGATGTCGTCCTCGACATCTTCGAGGGCGAGCACGTCGTCCTCGGTGTCCGCGAGGCGCTCGTCGAGGGCGTCCACGTCGCCGCGCAGGCGGTCGAGAGACTCCTCGAGGTCGTCGACGGCACCGAACTTCGACTCGACGGTCTCGACCTCCGCCCAGAGGTCCTCGCGGTCCTCGTCGGCGGCCGACACGGACTCCTCGACGGTCGCCACGTCCGCGTGGACGTCCGCGAGCTCGTTCTCCAGGTCCTCGATGTCGTCTTCGAAGTCCGCGAGCAGTTCCTGTGCCGCACCGTTCTCGTCGATGAACGCTTCGAGGGCGTCCGTGTAGGCTTCGAGCTCCGAGACGCGAGACTGCAGGTGGTCGATTTCGACCTCCGTGGACTGCGGGACGCCGCCGAGCGCGCCCTGAATGGTTTCGAGGTCGTCGTCGTAGACCTCGTCGTTCCGGATAGCGTCGGCGAGCGCGGCCGCGACCTGACTTTCGTCGAAGCCGACGGGCTCGGCCGGCTCGGGGTCGACGGGGTCCGGGTCGGCGTCGTGGTCCCCCCCGAGTTCCGCTTCGAGGTCGGTCTCCTCGTCGGTGTCGTAGTCGCCGGCGTCGCCGAACGACGACCCGGCGTCGAGCGCGGTGCCGGTGCCGTCGGCGGCGTCGGTGTCGAGGGACCCGGTGTCGAAGGAGTCCTCGTCTTCTTCGGCCGCGAGCCGCTCTGTCTCGGCGTCGTCGAACGTCGGCTCGTCCTCGTCGTCGCTCCCGTCGTCTACGAGGCCCGCGTCGTCGCCGAGAATCTCGGCGTCGTCGTTCGGCGTCGAGTCGATGCCGCCGCTCGCGCCAGCCCCGGCCTCCACCTCGACCTCGGCCTCGACCGCGTCGTCGTCCTCGAGGCCGGGGACGGTGTCACGCTCGCCGCCCGCGAGTTCGCGGACCACGTCTGTCGACTCCGGCGGGACGACCTCACCGATGTCCTCGCCGTCGACCGCCACGTCGGGCGCGGAGAGGAACGGCGTCTCGTCTTGGCCCTCCTCCATCCGGACGCCGTAGACGGTCGTGAACTCCTCGCCGGCGTCGACCTCGCGCTCAAAGCACACGATGCCGTCACCCGTCGCGGTCCAGTGTTCGCTGCCGTACTCTGGGTGGAACCCGATCTGGTCGATGCCGAACTCGTCCGGAATCTCGTCCGTGATGGTCAGCGTGACGTCGGCGTCCCGGGACGAAGAGACCTCGAAGGCGACCGCCGGAACGGGGAAATCCTCGGCGTTGAAGAACTTGCTGACGGTGACGCCGTCCGTCTCGACGACTGTCTCGTCACTCACCGCAACCACCCGCGCGTAAGTCGTGCATACAGCCACCTACGGGGAGAAGCCCTTAAATTGCCCGGCGGCTCGCAGCGCGGGCGGCTCGGGCTGTCAGTCGCCGGACCGGAGGCGGTTACTCGACGTCCACGCGGTCACCGATTTCGACGACGTCGAGACGCTCCGGGTACTCGAAGCTGCGGGCGTGGTGGTACAGCGCCGTCGGGTCCGCCGTCATGCCCTTCCACATGTCCCAGTGGGACGGCAGCAGCCGGTCGACCTGGAGCGCGCGAGCGCACTCGATTATCTGGTTCTCGTCGTTGTACCAGCGCTTCAGCGTCGGTTCGCCGGTCTCCTTGTCCGGGAGCTGGCCGACCGAGCCGAACGCGAGGATGCCGAGGTCGATGTCGTACTCGTCGCCGACGCGGTCGAAGTCCTCGGTGGGTTTGGTGTCGCCGCCGTGGAACACCGTGCCGGCGTCGTGCTCGAAGACGTACGAGACCGGATGGGTGGCGTCCGGGTCGTGGGCCACCTCGACGTGGACGGTGAACTCACCGACCTCGATTGTGTCGCCCTCCGCGACCTCGCGGTACTGGTCGGCGGCGACGGCGTACCGGTCGTGCCACTCCTCGTCGTCGCGGGCCACGGCGACGGAGTCGTCGGGCGCGTACAGCGGACAGTCCGTCTCGGCGAGGATTGGCGCTTGGCTCGGCCCGTGGACGTGGTCGGTGTGTTCGTGCGTGGCGAAGACGGCGTCGGCCTCGGTGACGTCCCGCGGGTCGAACGGCACGGGAATCATCCGCACCGTGCGGGGTGGGTCGCCGGTCCCGAGGTAGGGGTCGACGAACAGCGTCGTCCCCCCGCTGCCCTTCAAAACGAAGCCGTTGCACCCGAGGTACCAGACCGCGACCCCGTCGGGGTCTGCGTCCGCGACCACCGCCGGCAGCCAGTCGTCCCAGTCGGAGTGAACCATGGGTAGGCGTACGGACGCCTCCCCTAAGCCTCCGGGGTTCCGTCGTGGCACTTAACCGCACAGGAGCACGTTCTAGGACGGATGAGCGTCATCGTCGAGTTCTCCCTCGACTCACCGCGGTTGAACCTCCACGGGGCGACCACCACGGTGCCGGGCGTGACCGTCGACGTGGAGTCGGTCGACGCGGACGTCGACGGCGGCGTGAAGACGATGGCCTGGGCGGTCGGGGGCTGTCTCGACGCCTTCGACGACGCGCTCCGGGCGGACCCGACGACCACGGACGTCGTCCTGATCGACGACCTGCCCGACCGCCGGCTGTACAACTACCGGACGTCCGAGCAGTCCGAAGTCCAGCTGTACACCGACTGGCTGGAACTCGGCGCGGCACAGCTCCACGTCGAGTGCCAGGACGGCACGTGGTTCCAGCGCGTCCGGTTCCCCGACAGAGACGCCCTCGCCGAGTTCGAGTCGACTTG encodes:
- a CDS encoding HTTM domain-containing protein yields the protein MDVRAAVASRLGADTRSLAAFRVGVAGVVLLDLLLRSRYLGAFYTDTGVLPRDVLFAQNPVLGPLSLHALSGALWFQALLFAATAVAALALLVGYRTTLATLVTGLLVVSLHVRNPLVLNGGDLVLQMLFLWGLFLPLGERWSVDALREGPREKRVTSVATAGVLCQVVVIYATNAVLKLRGDAWLSGDAIQYVFSLEMFVHGVGHWLANYPALLVAFDTVWLAMLVGSGLLLLVTGWPRALLAAAYAAMHVGMAATMQLGVFPLVAVVALVPFIPSVVWDALADRPHRPVVAGPRVARVQEALRARLPLVSTPSLPPDALDWGRRALTVALAAFLVAQLAYSAASVGLVPVPDAGPLDGEEPEARWNMFAPEPLSVDIWVKAPAATPNGDLVDAFHGGEFTWDKPPDVSKTYPSARWRKYVMNVVDADDQSVREGFAASLCSRSPHGRSASVTNASVYSVEQPTRLDGPEPTNRVALAATNCST
- a CDS encoding helix-turn-helix domain-containing protein; the encoded protein is MSVIVEFSLDSPRLNLHGATTTVPGVTVDVESVDADVDGGVKTMAWAVGGCLDAFDDALRADPTTTDVVLIDDLPDRRLYNYRTSEQSEVQLYTDWLELGAAQLHVECQDGTWFQRVRFPDRDALAEFESTCETEDISFTLHRIYGDPGSAEPDPLTDAQREALRLGLDCGYLDVPRTGSLSVVADELGISEQSASERLRRATRNLAADALADATQN
- a CDS encoding MBL fold metallo-hydrolase; protein product: MVHSDWDDWLPAVVADADPDGVAVWYLGCNGFVLKGSGGTTLFVDPYLGTGDPPRTVRMIPVPFDPRDVTEADAVFATHEHTDHVHGPSQAPILAETDCPLYAPDDSVAVARDDEEWHDRYAVAADQYREVAEGDTIEVGEFTVHVEVAHDPDATHPVSYVFEHDAGTVFHGGDTKPTEDFDRVGDEYDIDLGILAFGSVGQLPDKETGEPTLKRWYNDENQIIECARALQVDRLLPSHWDMWKGMTADPTALYHHARSFEYPERLDVVEIGDRVDVE